A stretch of Coraliomargarita sinensis DNA encodes these proteins:
- a CDS encoding sulfatase family protein: MQASVISKYAGIALLLCSGAISAFSLPQSSPPNVILCMTDDQGWGDTAYNGHPVLRTPHLDRMAAEGLRFDRFYSAAPVCSPTRGSALTGRHPYRYGIFYANVGSMKAEEMTLAEILKRNGYATGHFGKWHLGTLTTKIKDSNRGGPDNLDEYSPPWENGFDSCFSTEAKVPTYWKEGDYEKYGTRYWTGPGEMVPPTEISGDDSKLIMDRALPFIRKQSEAGIPFFTVIWFHTPHLPVVSAPPYTDGYEEHGDYYGCLTAMDEQMGRLRAELESLGVSKNTMLWFCSDNGPEGNDSDPGRTGGLRGRKRSLYEGGVRVPGLLVWPAMIKEARRVDFPANTSDYFPTILDALGYRMPEALARPYDGVSLLPLIRAKVTQRPSPMAFESRQQLSLTGNRYKVYSKDGGKTYALYDLIFDPAETTDISEKQPEVLEQMIHDLQTWQASCAASNRGEDY; encoded by the coding sequence ATGCAGGCTTCTGTGATTTCCAAATATGCCGGTATCGCCCTACTGCTCTGCAGCGGCGCGATATCGGCATTTTCTTTGCCACAGTCATCACCCCCAAACGTCATCCTCTGCATGACGGACGACCAGGGCTGGGGCGATACGGCCTACAACGGCCACCCCGTCTTACGGACGCCGCATCTCGACCGGATGGCTGCCGAAGGGCTTCGCTTTGATCGCTTTTATTCGGCGGCACCGGTTTGCTCACCGACCCGGGGCAGTGCGCTCACCGGTCGTCATCCCTACCGCTACGGGATTTTTTATGCGAATGTTGGAAGCATGAAAGCGGAGGAAATGACCTTGGCTGAGATATTAAAGCGCAATGGTTACGCGACCGGCCACTTTGGCAAGTGGCACCTGGGGACACTCACGACGAAAATTAAGGATTCCAATCGCGGCGGCCCGGACAACTTGGATGAATATTCCCCGCCTTGGGAAAACGGCTTCGATAGCTGCTTCTCCACAGAGGCTAAAGTACCCACCTATTGGAAAGAGGGCGACTATGAGAAATATGGCACCCGCTACTGGACCGGCCCCGGCGAGATGGTGCCTCCTACTGAAATCTCGGGCGATGACTCCAAGCTGATCATGGATCGCGCGCTACCTTTTATACGAAAACAAAGCGAAGCGGGTATCCCCTTTTTCACTGTCATTTGGTTTCATACCCCGCACCTCCCGGTCGTCTCGGCTCCACCCTATACGGACGGCTACGAGGAGCATGGGGACTACTACGGTTGCCTGACCGCGATGGACGAACAAATGGGACGACTTCGCGCCGAGCTTGAATCACTCGGTGTGTCGAAAAATACCATGCTCTGGTTCTGTTCGGACAATGGACCAGAAGGCAATGACAGCGACCCCGGAAGAACCGGCGGCTTACGCGGGCGAAAACGTAGTTTGTATGAAGGTGGCGTACGCGTCCCGGGCTTACTGGTTTGGCCTGCCATGATTAAGGAAGCTCGCCGTGTCGATTTCCCGGCCAATACAAGCGACTATTTTCCAACAATTTTGGATGCATTGGGATACCGAATGCCTGAAGCACTGGCACGCCCCTACGACGGTGTCAGCCTGTTGCCTTTGATTCGCGCTAAGGTAACGCAGCGGCCCAGCCCCATGGCTTTTGAATCCAGGCAACAACTCTCTCTCACTGGCAACCGCTACAAAGTCTATAGCAAGGATGGTGGTAAAACCTACGCCCTCTACGATCTGATTTTCGATCCTGCGGAGACGACCGACATTTCCGAAAAACAACCGGAGGTGCTGGAGCAAATGATCCACGACCTGCAAACCTGGCAAGCGTCATGCGCGGCAAGCAACCGTGGAGAGGACTACTGA
- the htpG gene encoding molecular chaperone HtpG, producing the protein MSTQAPERHEFQAEVKQVLDIVVHSLYTDKEIFVRELVSNASDATEKLRHTQLTEKEIFDADLDLEIQVTADEESGEVTIRDFGIGMTHDELIENLGTIAHSGSKAFLNALKESGEKNENLIGQFGVGFYSVFMVAEKVDVYTRSWHKDGECLRWSSDGSGAYEIDTVEGERRGTRIVIKLKEEYKEFAKKDRIEAIIKKYSAFVQFPVKVEGEELNTVGALWLKNKSEITDEEYKEFYKFQANAFDDPRFWLHFSADAPLEINSILFAPTENMEGFGFGRMEPGVALYCRKVLIDSDPKNLLPEWLRFVRGVVDSADLPLNISRESMQDSSLIQKLNKVLTKRFLKTLEEKAKKEPEVYDDFWQNFGLFLKEGVTTDFTHRDQLLKLLRFESSYTEEGKTTSLSDYLSRAPEGQKEIYYLSGPSRSAIESGPYFEAFKARNIEVLYLYEPIDEFVMNHARAFEEKNFVSADSDDIDLDAISPETDTDKPEALAKEDSEALCSFIKEKLGDEVSEVTTSERLVGSPAMIVNADKMMTAQMRKMMKAMQQKAGGPDMGGEPPVKLQVNPRHPLVKNLAGLRDSDGELATLISRQLLDNARVAAGLLEDPSAMLQRNYEILEKVSAK; encoded by the coding sequence ATGAGCACACAAGCACCTGAACGCCACGAATTCCAAGCCGAGGTCAAGCAAGTCCTCGATATCGTCGTCCACTCACTCTACACGGACAAAGAAATCTTCGTCCGTGAACTGGTCTCCAACGCTTCGGATGCCACTGAGAAACTGCGCCACACGCAACTCACGGAGAAAGAAATCTTCGATGCCGACCTGGACCTGGAAATTCAGGTCACTGCCGACGAAGAATCCGGCGAAGTCACCATCCGCGACTTCGGGATCGGCATGACCCACGATGAGTTGATTGAGAACCTCGGTACCATCGCCCACTCCGGTTCGAAAGCCTTTCTGAACGCACTCAAGGAATCCGGCGAGAAAAACGAAAACCTGATCGGCCAATTCGGTGTCGGATTCTACTCTGTCTTCATGGTCGCCGAGAAGGTCGATGTCTATACCCGCAGCTGGCACAAGGATGGCGAATGCCTCCGCTGGTCCAGCGACGGTTCCGGTGCCTACGAGATCGATACGGTCGAAGGTGAGCGCCGCGGCACCCGTATCGTCATCAAACTCAAGGAAGAATACAAAGAGTTCGCCAAAAAAGACCGGATCGAAGCAATCATTAAAAAGTATTCCGCCTTTGTGCAGTTCCCGGTCAAGGTTGAGGGCGAGGAGCTCAACACCGTGGGCGCGCTCTGGCTCAAGAATAAGAGCGAGATTACCGACGAGGAATACAAGGAGTTCTACAAGTTTCAAGCCAACGCCTTCGACGATCCGCGCTTCTGGCTGCATTTTTCCGCCGACGCCCCGCTTGAAATCAACAGTATCCTCTTTGCCCCCACCGAAAACATGGAAGGTTTTGGCTTTGGGCGCATGGAGCCCGGGGTGGCACTCTATTGCCGCAAAGTCCTGATCGACAGCGATCCGAAAAATCTGCTGCCGGAATGGTTGCGCTTCGTTCGCGGTGTCGTGGACAGTGCCGACCTGCCGCTCAACATTTCCCGCGAGTCGATGCAGGACAGCTCGCTGATCCAGAAACTCAACAAGGTCCTGACCAAGCGCTTCCTCAAGACCCTTGAAGAAAAGGCGAAGAAGGAGCCTGAGGTTTACGACGACTTCTGGCAAAACTTCGGCCTCTTCCTCAAGGAAGGCGTGACCACCGACTTCACCCACCGCGACCAGCTGCTCAAGCTGCTTCGCTTCGAATCCTCCTACACCGAGGAAGGTAAGACAACTAGCTTGTCCGACTACCTGAGCCGTGCGCCGGAAGGACAAAAGGAAATTTACTATCTCTCCGGGCCAAGCCGAAGCGCCATCGAATCCGGCCCCTACTTCGAGGCCTTCAAGGCCCGCAATATCGAAGTGCTCTATCTCTACGAGCCGATCGATGAGTTCGTGATGAATCACGCCCGCGCGTTCGAAGAGAAGAACTTTGTCTCAGCCGACAGCGACGACATCGACCTGGATGCGATTTCCCCGGAAACCGATACCGACAAGCCGGAAGCACTGGCTAAGGAAGACTCCGAAGCCCTCTGCTCCTTCATCAAAGAAAAGCTGGGCGATGAAGTCAGCGAAGTCACCACCAGCGAGCGCCTCGTCGGCAGCCCGGCCATGATTGTCAACGCCGACAAGATGATGACCGCGCAAATGCGCAAGATGATGAAGGCGATGCAACAAAAGGCAGGCGGCCCGGATATGGGCGGCGAACCACCGGTCAAGCTGCAGGTCAACCCGCGCCACCCGCTGGTGAAGAACCTTGCCGGACTTCGCGATTCCGATGGCGAACTCGCCACCCTCATCAGCCGGCAGCTTCTCGACAATGCCCGCGTCGCCGCCGGTCTGCTGGAAGACCCCAGCGCCATGCTCCAGCGCAATTACGAGATCCTGGAAAAAGTGAGTGCAAAATAA
- a CDS encoding YhjD/YihY/BrkB family envelope integrity protein, whose amino-acid sequence MHNNKSGKKTTPLDELKVYADRTRDLMGRDIWELEHLGRKTVRARLYHLLRILTLTWQGLRRNKIPVQAAALTFYSLIGIGPLIALGIMISGFALEKGNNEIVIEGIYNAIAFAAPQIALEGEGGDTLSDQMIEIINQFSAAASSGTVGAVGLIMLFFIGIQVLSSIEGSFNSLWGVDKGRKIGERIVTYWTFISLGAVVGTLSLTLIAANAFVQIASDLPFGTTLASLIQFFSPVITFVLISTLLAFFFRFIPNTRVEWRPAFCGAVLVVILLHLYNMLSFLYVNRVVQTNSLYGSVGIIVILMLGLFIFWLLILLGGQVTYAVQNADFLTNENAWQKTSERAREVISLGILLLATRRFQSGHPPIHSSELLEKLRVPSHILNTSIARLCKIGYLVPIEGKNSEEERNRAYQLGKPAESITLGDFKQSIEAYGNNEGLDIVTAVDPAIRAYLDEVLSLKDCPSASRKLSELV is encoded by the coding sequence TTGCACAACAACAAATCAGGCAAAAAAACGACCCCACTGGATGAACTGAAAGTTTATGCAGACCGGACACGTGACCTCATGGGGCGGGACATCTGGGAGCTGGAACATCTCGGGCGTAAGACCGTTCGTGCGCGGCTCTATCACCTTCTGCGTATACTCACACTCACCTGGCAGGGTCTGCGACGAAATAAGATCCCCGTTCAGGCGGCGGCGCTCACCTTCTACTCCCTGATCGGCATCGGCCCCTTGATTGCGCTCGGCATTATGATTTCCGGCTTTGCCCTTGAAAAAGGTAATAATGAAATTGTGATCGAAGGCATTTATAACGCGATCGCCTTTGCCGCTCCTCAAATCGCCCTCGAAGGTGAAGGCGGCGACACCCTCTCCGATCAGATGATTGAGATCATCAATCAGTTCAGCGCTGCCGCCAGTTCGGGCACGGTGGGTGCCGTCGGCCTGATCATGCTCTTCTTTATCGGCATTCAGGTACTGTCTTCGATCGAAGGTTCATTCAATTCACTCTGGGGGGTGGACAAAGGGCGGAAGATCGGTGAACGCATCGTCACTTACTGGACCTTTATCAGTCTGGGTGCAGTCGTCGGCACTTTGTCGCTGACCCTCATCGCGGCCAATGCATTTGTCCAGATTGCCAGTGACCTGCCTTTCGGCACGACACTGGCGTCACTTATCCAGTTTTTCTCCCCGGTCATCACCTTTGTCCTGATCTCGACACTACTGGCATTTTTCTTCCGGTTCATTCCGAATACGCGAGTCGAATGGCGGCCGGCTTTCTGTGGGGCCGTACTGGTCGTCATCCTCCTGCACCTCTACAATATGTTGTCGTTCCTCTACGTGAACCGCGTGGTCCAGACGAACAGCCTCTATGGCTCGGTCGGAATTATTGTCATTCTCATGCTGGGTCTCTTCATCTTCTGGCTGCTGATTCTTTTGGGAGGACAAGTCACTTACGCCGTGCAAAATGCCGACTTCCTGACCAATGAGAATGCCTGGCAAAAAACCAGTGAGCGGGCCCGGGAGGTCATTTCGCTCGGAATACTCTTACTTGCAACCAGACGCTTCCAGTCGGGACACCCACCCATTCATTCCAGCGAATTACTTGAAAAGCTTCGCGTTCCCAGCCATATTCTGAATACGAGTATTGCCCGCCTCTGTAAGATCGGCTACCTTGTGCCCATCGAAGGAAAAAACAGCGAGGAAGAGCGGAACCGCGCCTACCAACTGGGTAAACCGGCAGAGAGTATTACCCTGGGCGACTTCAAACAAAGTATTGAAGCCTACGGCAACAACGAGGGGCTGGATATCGTGACTGCGGTTGATCCGGCAATACGGGCCTATTTGGATGAGGTTCTTTCGCTAAAGGATTGCCCCAGTGCATCGCGCAAGCTGAGTGAACTAGTATAA
- a CDS encoding sulfatase translates to MKLISLLVTIALASTASATNVIFIMADDLGYMDVGFNNPDTFYDTPSLNSLARESMIFTDGYAASPVCSPTRSSIMTGQYPARTRNTDYFGGPNGFDHELPADLTDLSQMKFKWMGKRPVLPAPYIQSLDHDHITLAEYFQARGYATMHAGKWHLGDKGSWPKDHGFDINKGGVRGGGPYTGDQYFSPYDNPNLSDGPKGEHLPDRLATEVAGFITENKDQPFFVYLPFYSVHTPLMAPDDLVEKYEAKRERLGLEPAFEPEFPRENRTVQEHAIYAGMVEAMDSAVGKVMQAVEANGLKEDTIVVFFSDNGGLSTSEGSPTSNLPYRAGKGWAYEGGVREPTLVSWPGNIVTGTNSTPIISTDFYPTLLELCGLDPIPWQHKDGTSFAEILKDPEAEFNREPLFWHYPHWGNQGGIPYSAIREGDWKLIKFYYKKGIELYNLARDPKEQYNLAEQQPHLVKTLSSKLEAKLKETDAILPIVNPNPKKDFKKW, encoded by the coding sequence ATGAAACTGATATCACTCCTTGTCACCATTGCTCTCGCATCAACTGCCTCCGCCACCAACGTCATCTTTATCATGGCCGACGATTTGGGCTATATGGATGTCGGTTTCAATAATCCGGACACCTTCTACGACACACCCTCCTTGAACAGTTTGGCGAGGGAGTCGATGATCTTCACGGACGGTTACGCCGCCAGCCCGGTCTGCTCGCCCACCCGCTCCTCGATCATGACCGGCCAGTATCCGGCCCGCACCCGCAACACCGATTACTTTGGAGGACCGAACGGGTTCGATCATGAGTTGCCCGCGGACCTGACCGATCTCAGTCAGATGAAGTTCAAATGGATGGGCAAACGCCCGGTGCTTCCCGCTCCCTACATTCAATCATTGGACCACGACCACATCACGCTGGCCGAATATTTCCAAGCCCGCGGCTACGCCACTATGCATGCCGGCAAGTGGCATCTCGGTGACAAAGGCTCATGGCCGAAAGACCACGGTTTCGACATCAACAAGGGGGGAGTGCGTGGCGGTGGCCCCTATACCGGCGACCAATACTTTTCCCCTTACGACAACCCAAACCTGTCCGACGGGCCGAAAGGCGAACACCTGCCGGACCGCCTGGCCACCGAGGTCGCAGGATTTATCACCGAAAACAAAGACCAGCCTTTTTTCGTATATCTACCCTTTTACTCCGTCCATACGCCCTTAATGGCGCCGGACGATTTGGTCGAAAAATACGAAGCCAAACGCGAGCGCCTCGGGCTGGAACCCGCCTTTGAACCGGAATTCCCACGCGAAAACCGCACCGTGCAGGAACATGCGATTTATGCTGGTATGGTCGAAGCCATGGACTCCGCTGTCGGCAAGGTGATGCAAGCGGTGGAAGCCAACGGGCTGAAAGAGGACACTATCGTGGTCTTTTTCTCGGACAACGGTGGCCTGTCGACCTCCGAAGGTTCCCCCACGAGTAACCTGCCCTACCGTGCGGGTAAAGGTTGGGCCTACGAGGGCGGCGTACGCGAACCAACCCTGGTCAGCTGGCCGGGTAACATCGTTACGGGGACGAACAGCACACCCATTATTTCCACCGACTTCTACCCGACCCTTCTTGAACTCTGCGGCCTCGACCCTATCCCATGGCAACACAAGGACGGCACGAGCTTCGCCGAAATCCTCAAAGACCCCGAAGCGGAATTCAACCGCGAGCCTCTCTTCTGGCACTACCCGCACTGGGGCAACCAGGGCGGCATCCCCTACAGCGCCATCCGCGAGGGTGACTGGAAGCTGATCAAGTTCTACTACAAGAAGGGTATCGAACTCTACAACCTGGCCCGGGACCCGAAGGAGCAATATAACCTGGCCGAACAGCAACCCCACCTGGTGAAGACCTTATCCAGTAAACTGGAAGCGAAGCTGAAGGAAACCGACGCTATTCTTCCCATCGTGAATCCGAATCCGAAAAAGGATTTCAAGAAGTGGTAA
- a CDS encoding DUF4250 domain-containing protein, with protein sequence MDWTKFESMDPHLLVGLVNTELRNHSDSLEDLCRSHDIDVESLKAKLSSADYHYQAEQNQFR encoded by the coding sequence ATGGATTGGACGAAGTTTGAATCCATGGATCCCCACCTCTTGGTGGGATTGGTCAACACCGAACTGCGTAACCACTCGGACTCGCTGGAGGATCTCTGCCGCTCGCACGATATCGATGTGGAGTCGCTCAAGGCGAAACTGTCCAGCGCCGATTACCACTATCAAGCGGAACAGAACCAGTTCCGTTGA
- a CDS encoding Gfo/Idh/MocA family oxidoreductase, translating into MHSLSRRRFLKTSAAAGVCSLPLFSIARAGESANNKINVAVVGAGGMGGYAYRRARDMENLVAICDVDFARASRALGNHPNLPRFKDFRVMLDKMGDQIDAVAISTPDHTHFPIAMAAIERGKHVFVQKPLAHNIWQCRMLQKAATEAGVVTQMGNQGHCMEGMRRIKEWYDADLLGDVKEVVTWTNRPTGPWFVPPSSFPPPGNEVPDTLDWDLWQGPVAARREFSRAYVPTRWRGWWDYGVGSLGDIGCHTFDAPFWALDLDMPTKVEIERETPPHPDYITMSSLVTYHFPARGKKPPVTLKWYERGYDVPKPDGWPADKPLPEEGGMFMIGSRNTLMHPGMRPRSPRIIPEERRRELRDKISGIERLPSGGRGPVEEWFTAIKGGPEPGSPFDYAAPLTEMVLLGALAQRSGKTIEWDKENMKVKGQPELDAWIKEPVREGWEYGETA; encoded by the coding sequence ATGCATTCCCTATCCCGACGTCGTTTCCTGAAAACCTCCGCTGCCGCAGGTGTCTGCTCGCTGCCCCTCTTCTCTATCGCCCGGGCTGGCGAGTCGGCCAACAATAAGATCAACGTCGCCGTAGTTGGCGCCGGCGGAATGGGCGGCTACGCCTACCGCCGCGCACGCGACATGGAGAATCTCGTCGCGATCTGCGATGTGGACTTTGCGCGGGCCTCCCGCGCACTGGGTAACCACCCCAACCTTCCACGCTTCAAGGACTTCCGGGTCATGCTTGACAAGATGGGCGACCAAATCGACGCCGTCGCCATCTCCACTCCGGATCATACCCACTTCCCCATCGCCATGGCTGCCATCGAACGCGGCAAACACGTCTTCGTGCAAAAGCCACTGGCCCACAATATCTGGCAGTGCCGAATGCTGCAAAAAGCCGCGACAGAAGCCGGCGTCGTCACCCAAATGGGTAATCAGGGGCACTGCATGGAGGGCATGCGACGGATCAAGGAGTGGTATGATGCCGATCTACTCGGCGATGTCAAAGAAGTGGTCACCTGGACAAACCGGCCCACTGGCCCCTGGTTTGTGCCACCGTCCAGCTTTCCGCCACCCGGCAACGAAGTTCCCGACACACTCGATTGGGATCTCTGGCAGGGGCCCGTAGCAGCGCGGCGCGAGTTCAGCCGGGCCTACGTGCCCACCCGCTGGCGCGGATGGTGGGACTATGGCGTAGGGTCCTTGGGCGACATCGGTTGCCATACCTTTGATGCACCCTTCTGGGCTCTCGATCTGGACATGCCGACCAAGGTCGAAATCGAACGCGAGACGCCCCCGCATCCGGATTACATTACCATGAGCTCGCTGGTGACTTATCATTTTCCTGCTCGGGGCAAGAAGCCACCTGTCACGCTGAAGTGGTACGAAAGAGGCTACGACGTGCCCAAGCCGGACGGTTGGCCGGCCGACAAGCCACTCCCGGAAGAAGGCGGCATGTTCATGATCGGTTCCAGGAACACATTGATGCACCCGGGAATGCGCCCACGCAGCCCGCGTATCATTCCGGAAGAACGCCGCCGTGAACTGCGCGACAAGATCTCCGGCATAGAGCGCCTGCCCAGCGGCGGCAGAGGACCGGTCGAAGAATGGTTTACCGCGATCAAGGGCGGCCCCGAGCCCGGCTCGCCTTTCGACTACGCTGCGCCACTCACGGAAATGGTCCTGCTTGGGGCCCTCGCCCAACGCAGCGGGAAGACGATCGAGTGGGATAAAGAGAACATGAAAGTGAAGGGCCAACCTGAACTTGACGCATGGATCAAAGAACCGGTCCGCGAAGGATGGGAATACGGCGAAACGGCTTAG
- a CDS encoding GYF domain-containing protein translates to MPDYYIRTPEQDESRGPFNISKLLTLAEAGQVTENTLYYDEEKEEWVPLGLNEELMAQVFPKKESIKLRIGHDEEKEGSEEDSGEAGGISVENMLKAAEADTEETRHLKQSQKSFERAVALASMTLGLMMLLSAISFIIPHLDAIQGASNEGTYGNLLNHPFFLVGMFDLIMAVLLLLSVTDIYPLIRGRGMLGLGFGVYVGWALSDPLLMLAFGLGGAGVFLATISQRLSIMLLSIVMGIGGNGALAYLALNDRFAEFYSSILLSLFTQ, encoded by the coding sequence ATGCCTGACTACTATATCCGCACACCTGAGCAGGACGAGTCCCGGGGGCCCTTCAACATATCGAAGTTGCTTACGCTTGCCGAAGCAGGCCAGGTCACGGAAAACACGCTCTATTACGACGAGGAAAAAGAGGAATGGGTTCCTCTGGGGCTCAATGAAGAGTTGATGGCTCAAGTCTTTCCCAAAAAAGAGAGCATTAAACTCCGGATCGGGCACGACGAGGAGAAGGAGGGATCCGAAGAAGATTCAGGCGAGGCAGGTGGCATCAGTGTCGAAAACATGCTCAAGGCCGCTGAAGCCGACACCGAAGAAACCCGCCACTTGAAACAAAGCCAAAAGAGTTTCGAACGGGCCGTGGCACTTGCTTCCATGACGCTGGGCCTAATGATGCTCTTATCGGCGATCTCGTTTATTATTCCGCACCTTGACGCGATTCAGGGCGCATCGAACGAAGGCACTTACGGCAACCTTCTCAACCATCCCTTCTTTCTCGTGGGAATGTTCGATCTCATCATGGCAGTCCTGCTACTGCTTTCAGTCACTGACATTTATCCTCTGATTCGCGGTCGCGGCATGCTGGGCCTCGGCTTCGGCGTCTATGTCGGCTGGGCCTTGAGCGATCCACTGCTCATGCTGGCTTTCGGGTTAGGCGGAGCGGGCGTCTTCCTCGCCACCATCTCGCAACGACTTTCGATTATGCTCCTCTCTATTGTTATGGGGATCGGAGGGAACGGCGCTCTTGCCTACCTGGCCCTGAACGACCGCTTTGCGGAATTCTACAGCTCGATTCTGCTCAGCCTGTTCACGCAATAA
- a CDS encoding heme-dependent oxidative N-demethylase subunit alpha family protein has protein sequence MPKPWQRTFNNKGFDWSFRIRTGQARDFFSPTPEGPRILEHKRNVLKSDSSRYLAECEDAKPLVRRLYEQAVSWGILSRKDAHPHDLRSLSLQLEPDILLVDGSSLAFLAGSVCMPSSWSLNRTLGKPVHEVHAAVPKLNEKIGQHIDRFLRSIPSGKSFYRENWSITLTDELDYHPDLKRPRPNQDTAVEDLYLRLEHQLFTSVNYGIIMAIRIETVPFESIRKHPQTWNNLAETIRSMPDDVADYKGMLHYRDSLAEQMQAAS, from the coding sequence ATGCCGAAGCCCTGGCAACGCACATTCAATAACAAGGGCTTTGACTGGTCATTCCGCATACGGACTGGCCAGGCCCGTGATTTCTTCTCACCGACTCCGGAAGGACCACGCATTCTCGAGCACAAAAGAAATGTCCTCAAATCTGATTCATCGCGATATCTCGCCGAATGCGAGGACGCGAAGCCACTCGTCAGACGACTGTACGAGCAAGCCGTATCATGGGGCATCCTTTCCCGTAAGGATGCACATCCGCATGACCTGCGCTCTCTCAGTCTGCAATTAGAGCCCGACATTCTTTTGGTCGATGGATCATCCCTCGCATTTCTAGCCGGCAGCGTCTGCATGCCTTCCTCCTGGAGTTTAAACCGAACTCTAGGCAAACCGGTTCACGAAGTACACGCCGCCGTCCCCAAGCTTAACGAAAAAATCGGCCAGCACATTGACCGCTTCCTGCGCAGTATTCCATCAGGCAAATCATTCTACCGGGAAAACTGGAGTATTACCCTGACCGACGAACTGGACTACCATCCGGACCTCAAGCGGCCCCGGCCAAACCAAGACACCGCAGTGGAAGATTTATATCTACGGCTGGAGCACCAACTCTTCACCTCCGTCAATTACGGGATCATCATGGCCATACGTATCGAAACAGTGCCATTTGAGTCGATCCGCAAGCATCCGCAGACTTGGAATAATTTGGCCGAAACCATCCGCAGCATGCCGGATGATGTCGCCGACTATAAGGGCATGCTTCACTACCGGGACTCCCTCGCCGAGCAGATGCAGGCAGCAAGCTGA
- a CDS encoding cytochrome P450: MQDVPDPFREARRAGPVMKCPFHGEDITMILRHGDVRAAAKDWQTYSSDAPFRVPIPSEEKVRSIRQLPIETDPPEHTEWRAIVNPFFQQAKEPEYIARVESLINDLLDHALKKETLEVVGELALPYQSRALTYLLKVPESEANTWIDWGVHVFRGEGGTFKKGIVLEDYLNEQFDRAEKKPGEDFFSALVQANFQGRPLTREEMLGFGNLTFAGGRDTIIHNVSSIIAYFNEHPSQLSFLREEPKRLIHATEEFIRAYMPLTQIGRVCPVDTNVLGTPVKAGERIGLGWAPANFDEAVFDDPETIDLARKPNPHLSFGFGKHLCLGAAHARLLIRILLKALSERIEGIEVIEAKANIEHEKSFDRANGFDSLMVALTARV, encoded by the coding sequence ATGCAGGACGTGCCCGACCCATTCCGCGAAGCCCGCCGCGCAGGCCCGGTCATGAAATGCCCCTTTCATGGCGAGGATATCACCATGATTTTGCGCCATGGCGATGTGCGGGCTGCCGCCAAGGACTGGCAGACCTACAGCTCCGATGCGCCCTTCCGCGTGCCCATCCCTTCAGAAGAAAAAGTCCGCAGTATTCGCCAGCTCCCCATCGAGACCGATCCACCAGAGCACACCGAATGGCGCGCCATCGTTAACCCTTTTTTCCAGCAAGCCAAAGAACCGGAGTATATTGCCCGCGTCGAATCCTTGATCAATGACTTGCTCGATCATGCCCTGAAGAAGGAAACACTGGAGGTGGTGGGCGAACTCGCACTACCTTACCAATCCCGGGCACTCACTTATCTACTCAAGGTGCCCGAGAGCGAAGCGAACACTTGGATCGATTGGGGCGTTCACGTCTTTCGCGGCGAAGGAGGCACATTTAAAAAGGGCATCGTCCTGGAGGATTACCTCAATGAACAGTTTGACCGCGCTGAAAAAAAACCCGGTGAGGACTTTTTCTCCGCATTGGTACAGGCAAACTTCCAGGGGCGTCCACTCACACGCGAGGAAATGCTGGGCTTCGGCAACCTCACTTTTGCCGGCGGGCGCGACACAATCATCCACAACGTCTCTTCCATCATCGCCTACTTCAACGAGCATCCGAGCCAACTCAGCTTTCTGCGCGAAGAACCGAAACGACTGATTCACGCCACGGAAGAGTTCATCCGTGCCTACATGCCTCTGACGCAAATCGGCCGCGTCTGCCCCGTCGATACCAACGTGCTGGGAACTCCGGTTAAGGCCGGCGAACGGATCGGCCTGGGATGGGCACCCGCTAATTTCGACGAGGCGGTCTTTGACGATCCGGAGACGATCGATCTCGCCCGCAAACCCAATCCGCATTTGTCCTTCGGCTTTGGCAAACACCTATGCCTCGGGGCAGCCCATGCCCGTCTGCTTATCCGCATTTTGCTTAAGGCACTCTCGGAACGGATTGAAGGCATTGAGGTCATTGAGGCCAAAGCGAATATTGAACACGAAAAAAGCTTCGACCGGGCCAATGGCTTTGACAGCCTTATGGTTGCACTGACCGCCCGTGTATAG